The genomic window GCTGTCGGGTTTGCTGTAAAGTTTCTGTGCTCTGACCTCCCCTCTGCATGTCCCCAGCTTGTCTCCTTGTCAGAGTGCCACTGACGTTGCTAACCCTGGGAGCTGCACTTGACTGTCACCCCTCTGCTGAGACGGAGGTGGCTGCTTACTGCTAACGGGGAGAgaaaaggtggggggggggctttcaGGGAGGTTCCCAACACATAACATAAAACAGGCCAGACTCCCTCTTGTCATGGAAGTTATTGAGACTTAAAAGCTCTAGCAAGGGAATGTAAAAGGAGATTTGTGCCAAGCCTGCACGATTTGAACTTCACTCGTCCCTGCTTTGTGGAGTCCCCCTACAAGCTGCAGATTCAAGGTGCAGCATTCTTACAGGCTCTTACACACAGTGAAAAGGGTGAGGGAACTAAAGTCAAGGGGACAGAAGCAGTGTACTGCTGATGAAGACATACAACAAAGCATTGGGCCGCTTAGTTTCTTTTCAGCTGAACCTTTTGAAGTTATAGATGAATGAAATACATATTCAAATTGTAGAGACCCATAGCCTCGCCATAGGCATGCAGTATCTTCTGCAGAGAAGCAATCGAGTCGTTCTGGAGGTGACCCTCGCTCAGCCCTCTATACCACCCCTAAGAGCCTCCTGAAATGAACGTGTGGTTTTTACTGTCTTCATCCATAGCTAGAAGCCCCTCAAAGGCAAAACATTGAGCAATACTCACTAGTAAAAAACATATTGACAAGCTACAATTCTTTTCGATGTCAATCATGAAAACACATTTGTCCAAGGATTGCACCAGTTTCTTTGGGTATTCGTGCATTTCTTACTGCCTAGGCTATGGGTTTGCTTGGTTGTTTGTCCAGGAGCCTGTTATCTACTCTCTCAGCTCCCTCTCCTGGGTACAACAGATAAAGTTATCAGCTCTGACTGCACTACCAGCAAGCCACTTTCTCAGCAAATAGCAAAAACTCCCAGGCACGATAAACAGCAATGCCATTTCAATACATAACTCCAGAGGGGTCCTGTACAGGGTCCGGCGCACCAGTCAGCCAGGACCCGCATGTGGCACTGAGACCCCAGGGTGTCTGGGCTGTAGCTAGTGAGTTTTTTTGAGAGCTGGTCAGTGAGACGGGATCTCCGTGTCACTGCTGATGCACCACGTCGCACCCCCTCCCATCTGCATTACAGGCTTTGTCCAGCAATGCTTGGCTCCTAGTCTGAGAGCCAGTAAATGCAAGGCGGTTCTCTGTCACTCTGGAAATCACGCAACCAGTCGAGGGCTGCCAGCAGTTCACCCAAACACACCGTTATTGAAAGAAATCCAACACTTTAATAAAGCACCTGGCAACCAGCGTGGAGAAACAAGTAAGAGTGGGTTCTAATGGTCACCACAAAGGCGTCATCGTGGGACTCCCAGCAGGGAAAGCGAGTGGAGAGGAGAGGGCCGGTCAGGCAATGACATCCTGCACCGCATTTAATACACCAATTACAAACAGCTTGAGGAATTGTGCTTTTAAATAGTCCAACCGCACACTGTTGCAGGCATACAAATCTCAGGGCCCAAGCATTGGGAAATAACCTAGATGAGGTGCAGAATTACACTGAGGCTATATGTGTGCAGCATTGCTATTGTTGGGAACTGCAGGATATTGTGTTCTCCCTCCAGTGTGAAGTTAACTAGCTTATGAGCAAGTGAAAGGTTCCAGTGCATTTTTTCAGCTTTCTGATAGCAGTAGGCAAAGTGCTGTTTGATAAACGCACTAGATATGAATATTTCTTTCTGCAAACATGATTGCCATGCACACGGCACCCTTTGATCAAGCAGAATTGACTAGTGCTTGCCAACAATCTGGGTGGGCAGAAAGTACTTTTCCAGTGCTGGAGAAGGAGAAACTGTAGagctttgtgtgtatgtgtgtgtgtttgtagccTGTGTGATCATTTTACAGTTTATCTATCATGCATTATATTAATTCCTCTCTGAGCTTTCTTTGTACAGTATCTGCCTTATTACCATATATCAATTGTTCTGTGCCACACTAGCAACATATTGCACTTTTACAACGCTGACTGGAGTAATCTGGTTATTTGAGCAAAGGCTACAGGACCAGGTTCTGTCTTAGGTTCTGCTGGTAAACTGCAACGCGTGCTTGTGTGACCATGAGCGGCGAGACAAATCAGCATTCTGCTTTCTTTTGAGGCTTCGTGACGACATCTAGTGGCTGTCTGGTATAATGACAGGTACAGGAAAGTACTCTGCCATTTTAAATTAAGCGTCCAAATCCGCTGCACTTCTCACCACTCGGATCCGCTCTATCGCTGAACTCATTATAGCTTTTTTGGACAATACTTAGAAtatgaatgctttcaaaatacaCACAGTCGTTTTAATCGTGCGGTGTTCTTTTTTAGTTGTTAAAAAGACTCACCGTGCTGATATTGCATGTATTTTATCACATTACCTTGGCTTAAGTACGTTTTTTGACAGACAAAACCCGCAGTGGAAGAAGCCGTCGTTATCTGTAACGCTCTGCTATGCCACTGCATTGCGCGGAGTGATAATTCATTACACGCCTGTCTGATTACATCACGTTTATTCTTCCGCGTTACAAGAGCGAAACAGCGCTTTGCGGCAAAATTAGAAAAGGGCCGTTTGAAACGGTCTAATGGAAATGCCGGATTTGtgtcattattaattattatgattattattattattattattattattttgcttgcattgtttttttctgtattgcttCTGTTAAATTGGCGTACTGGTTAAAATGCATAAGCAAAATCAAAATATTCAAAAGTAACAAATGCACTAATATGATCTCCTTTCTCAaacctgaaaaaatatatacgtGTTGGTTGCCTTGTTATACCGTGGAGCTGCCTTTGTGGCTAACGCAGTTATGTAGGAGGTGTGTGTGCGCACGTCAGGGATGAGCCAGTCGATTCTCAGCTGCAGAGCACCGCCCTCTGTTTAAAACCCCCttcctgtctgtctctgtctaggGCGGGACGTTTTCTGAGCTCATTGATGACTTGGGTTTATAAATAGTGGTGCTCACTGTTTCTAAAAATAGCCCACTATATAAAGCCAGGCGCTGTGAGCCCGGTTCCTCCAGTGCTCTCGGATAGAGGATGGGAAAACACAGCGGCACAGTTACACAGGCTTGAGTCATCCTCGGTCTTTATAACTCAACAGCAAACCGCTTATTAGTAGGGCTGAACCTGCAGTTCAACCTCGAAAAACTAGGAATTCAGCCGGGTGCACCGGCCATGGCTTGAGACAATGGAGCTGGAAAGCTGATGAAAGATTGTAGTTTATAGTTTCTTATAAGACAGTCTGGTGGGACTCAGAGATGACTTCGCTTAGTTTGACGTCGCGTATCCTTCCCGTTTCTCTGTTCATGTAGCGTAGAATGAGTTAACAGGCGTAAAGACAGGGTTTGGCTACACCTATAGTGCAATATATAAATGCCACTTGGTAGCACACGTattgcagtgtgctgtgctgtattataGTATTTTGTTCTACATTGTGCACCTCCGTGCGCCTGCATCCTTACACCGTCTCCGTCACCAGTGTGATGTTCAGGGTTTTGAGAAGTGGCAGTCAGAGATGGTGCTGTTTAAAGATAGGGCTCCTTAAAAAAACAAGGGCAAGCAAAACGATCAGGACTGCAGAGGATTGACACACATGGAAACCAATCAGAATGTGGCGCTGGGCCAGTGCTGTTCATATACCACGTGGCTTACAGAAAGGGAGAGGCACTTGACTCATACCAGACCAGAGCAGGATGCTGAGCAAAGAGCCCTGCTACAGGACAGGATAAATGGCAGCCTTGTTCTAGCAGGGAGGTTTTCAATGGGCATGCAAACCCTTGTTTTGCATCCCTTTTATTAATCCTAGTTATTTCCTAGCAGCATTTTTACCCACCCCTTTATAACAgtcttctgcttttcattctTGATTTTGTTGTTATATAACTTCAGGAATATGGAGATTGAAGTCATTCAAGTTAAAAAGCCTGATTGCTGTAGGTCTCccaaatacattctttttttaatgttttgttattatgggATTTCAAATGCAATAGATGGCAAGTTTCACAAATCCTGATCTTTACAGTAAAGTAATCCCCTTTTGTATGGTCAGTGGTCTCACACTGTGTCAGTGGCTGAGGCAGGGTTTCGTTGTTTGGACTTCCTTAGAAGTACAGAACCTCATTCCTGGCCTTCCACCCAGGCTCGCGAGATCTCTCACTTAGTGCTCTGgttatacaaataaatgaaaaataaaaaaaagaaactgaaaatcaacaccaaaataaaaacacttgacaATTGTTTTTTAACCAAACATCACAATGTCCGCTTTTATTTCCAGCTTTGCATATTAAAAGTGGATCTGTTGGTTATATTAACAGTAATTTATTACAGAAAGTTACTGAGCCTTTATACAAATCAATGTCCTCCTCtttgtgtgcatgtgacaacccATTTTCGCTTATCAACcccttactgtttttttattttcaaatactttttgttttcttaaaaattagagactgagagacacacacacacactacaagtTTAGCATTTAGGAAAttcacttttacaaaaaaacagtgcGACTCATAAATCaactacaatttaaaaatacaaataagtggAAGCTGGAATAAACACAAGGCTAGTGGTTTCCTTGTCTGGTAAACAGACTTGAGAAAACAGGTAGACATTCCTACATCTGCCTAGGGGTGTGTGAACGGACAGGGTGCGATGGGACACGCAGGACCAGAGAGGGACAGGAAAGGTGAACGCAGAGCCCAGGATTGCTGCAAACTGCACTAGGACCAGCTCTGCATTGAGGCGTTCTGTGACTAACAATACAAGTACagcaaacatacaaaacaaaataaaataaaaaacgtttAGTTTTGAGTGTTTAATTATGGTAAACAACTTTCCTTTTcatctttgtgttttaaaaaaaaaaaaaaattggaacttGTTACAGatcaatgcaaacaaaaaaaggacaactGGAAGGCCAGACTGCTGAAAGATACTAGGATCACACTACGATTAGCAAACATCAACTGAGAGGTTTTGAAATCAAGTTGATGGCTGTAGAGAGAGAGTTTGGGGATGGGGGGCCAGCCTGGGCTCACCTGCTTTCTCCTTTCTCTGGGAGTACAGACACTTTcactttgtttagtttctttacAAAAGAAGGCATTTCGATTGTTTTTTGCCACGTCGGGCCTGTAGCGCCGCCCTGGTGGCCATCTCGAACACCTCCCTCACGCCGTCCTTTGTCTTGGCTGAGCACTCCATGTAGCCAAAGGCACCGATGCGGTTTGCCATGTCCCGGCCCTCCTCCGGCTTCACTGGCTCCtgcagggggagaggagagggctGTGAGCTTCCCCTTAATCTGCTACACGTCTAACTCTAAGAGGAAccctgtttaaacattaacaaaCTATCTGAACCTATTAAAGTCATCCTGTGAAGCCCCCCATCACGGTGCTGATAAAACCCCATGTGTACAGCTTGGGTTacccctttgcagtccatttattcagcgcttgtcaggcacgtcatgtccaatttattttcacaagcgctgtttattttacatgcacggttttaaattttttctgagtaaaacaggtttaaaaggcactgaatcgcaaaaggacactcagtactgtatctccagccaagccccaccccttgttcgctgtatttttcacatacctctttatagacgtgcatactgataaatcctctcctgatcactcgttttatcaccaaactcctcaataatgtgatccaagtcattattttattactgtaacacctcagaaagctctgcagatgcctgtgatattctttgagcgctggatgcagaagcagctatctgctTTGTTTATGTCCAAGTTATCTGagatgcatggggctatcagatacgacttctttttttcggcttcattcggtctcactcagccactgaaatgttttctctgctttttccagagaaaaaacgactagagacctgtgctttacgtctttttgacgaTGTTGGACAGAGTCCGAAATcggactgtaaagggttaaagatTCAACGAACCCTCTTCCGTTGTGAACATCGTGCTACATAAAAACACAGCTGACATTTACATGGGACAATGCTGAACTTTGTATATTTGAATCCCCAGTTGAGCCCCACCTGGCCCTGGTTCAGACGAGTCCCTGCCCTGTGCCCTGCTCCCTGTACCTGTTTCATCTTGGCCAGCTCGCGGCGCGTGTGCTCATCGTTCCTCAGGTCCTTCTTGTTCCCGACCAGGATGATGGGCACATTGGGGCAGAAATGCTTCACCTCCGGAGTCCACTTCTCAGGGATGTTTTCTAAAAAGAGACCAATTCAAACCATGCAGGTAAACCGTGGGTGCCTCCATGCAGATTCAGGGCCCTCGCTTCCACTGCGCTGCCATGACAAGGCTTCACTTATTTAAATAGCAAGGTTCAGATGTGCTGCTATAATAGCGCTATCTAATTACAGCTGACATACATCACTTAAACGAAGAGGCACATGCAGAGCAACTTAACAGGAAGTGgaaaatgcatttgttaaatcAGTTGTAGAAGATTACTTTAATCCAAGGGGATGTGttttacactgcaaaacaaacacatctaaATACTGTGCTATTACAGTAGCTGGCATACATTTTTGCCTccgagaattttttttttggggggggggggggggggggggggggggggggggggggggggggggggggggggggggggggggggggggggggggggggggggggggggggggggggggggggggggggggtggggggggggggggggggaggggggggggggggggggggggggggggggggggggggggggcggtgggggggggggggggggggggggggggggggggggggggggggggggggggggggggggggggggggggggggggggggggggtggtggggggggggggggggggggggggggggggggggggggggggggggggggggggggggggggggggggggggggggggggggggggggggggggggggggggggggggggggggggggggggggggggggggcggggggggggggggggggggggggggggggggggggggggggggggggggggggggggggggggggggggggggggggggggggggggggggggggggggggggggtgggtggggggggggggggggggggggggggggggggggggggggggggggggggggggggggggggggggggtgggagggggggggggggggggggggggggggggggtgggggtgggggggggggggaaagggggggggggggggggggtgggggggggggggggggggggggggggggggggggggggggggggggggggggggggggggggggggggggggggggggggggggggggggggggggggggggggaggggggggggggggggggggggggtggggggggggggggggggggggggggggggggggggggggggggggggggggggggggggggggggggggggggggggggggggtggggggggggggggggggggggggggggggggggggggggggggtgggggggggggcaatgctGTGACTAGAGGAAATGAAATCTGCACCATACCTACattctggggggtggggggggggggaggggggggggggggggggggggtcgctggggggggggggtcttaacAGGGGGGGGGGCCATTTTGATTATCCAAGATTTtcacattgggggggggggggggggggggggggggggggggggggggccggggggggctggtggggggggggggggggggggcgcactGTGGGGGGGATTCCAcggggcggggtggggggggggggggtgcggggcgggggggggggggggggggggggggtcccggGAGGGGGTCCCCGGCGGGCGCACCCCCCGGCCGGCCCGCCCGGCGGCGCCGCCCGGCCCCACCCCGCCGccgggtgggtggggggggggggggggccgggtggggtgggggtgtgcaGCTTAGTCACAGACTGTGTAGGTGTATTCAGTATTGAGCAATGCTGTGACTAGAGGAAATGAAATCTGCACCATACCTACATTCTAAGGTGTGAATAGAACTAGAGTGTTGCCAGACAGATTTCTCGCTGTTAATTCTCTTAACAGAATTTGCCATTTTGATTATCCAAGATTTTCACATTGCAGGCTTAAACGCACTTGAAATGCACCACACAGAGCGGCTGCGTGCCAGTCTCACACTCACCTGCTTTGATTAAATTATCCACTGCAAAAACTCCCTGAAGGAGTCTGAATTACGAAACGCTTACCTAAACTGTCTGGACTGTCTATGGAGAAGCACATGAGGATAACGTCTGTGTCAGGGTAGGATAGAGGCCTGAGCCGATCATAGTCCTCCTGTCCGGCTGTGTCCCAGAGAGCCAGCTCCACCTTCAcacgagaaagagagagagagatcctttaGTGAACTCATTTTACTGCTCGAGGTTGATCGTGGGCTACAGGTTTCTAGATTCAGACTTGTTAATCCGCTCTGCAGTGGCAATGCTTTGTCACCGTTTGCAGGCGAGAGAGACAGAGCGTCCCACAACGCAGGCACTGTAGCAACACCCTACACGAGGCAGATCAGACTTTCTCTGTTAAAAAGGGACGGCCTGGGAACTCTGTGGGGGGAGCTCACCTGTTTGCTGTCCACCTCGATGTCAGCTACGTAGTTCTCGAAGACCGTCGGGACATAGACCTCTGGAAACTGGTCCTTACTGAAGACTATCAGCAGACAGGTCTTTCCACAGGCCCCGTCGCCCACAATCACCAGCTTCTTACGGATCGCTGCCATGCCTGTGGAGAGAAAGCACCAGGGTCAGGGGGTGTGCGCGCCACGCAACAGGACAGAACGCAGGACTAGCCTGCTGTCGTATAGGAGGCAGCAAGGCAACAATAGCAGCTTCTTATTAAACTCACCaggaatcaaactgctatgcactgggagccttatttccattaCTGAAACAGTTTGCTAAATGCCAGGGAGGTGCACACTGATGTCACCACACCCCTGTCCCTATCCTGAAACCATCaggctgcacagcacagcatttaGGGAACCACAATTCGTAAAAGGAAATTCAATTGCAGTGCCATCTACACTAACAACTAAAACTCCAGTGCGGGTCTTTGCAGATCACAAATTCAGTATCCtagaccagtggtactcaactctggcctgAGATATCCAATCCAGTCCAgatttttactccaagcaggttctaatatAGTTAATTGAAGCAGCTAAGACGTGGTtgaaataaagaccaggactggaatggatctcaaTAAGCAGAATTGAATACCACTGTCCTAGACAGTAGCAGTATTGTGTAGCAAGAACGCCACTTCACAAATAACTAGAGCGACACGGCGTTTCTCTTCTGTGTACACACAGGGATAGAAATTAGACTCCTGCTGCATAGAAGTGTCAACACGCTCCAGGTTTGAATACAAGCTGGATTAtaaaagctcaggtgtgtcctatTAAAATCTCgtactaaaaccaggaatggctcaaactgcaatgagtatgtgatacagtatgtgtttgttttaaatgttaaaaagttacattttctgAATGGAGTGACAATTGAATACCACGGAGCATCCTGCTGTGGTCCTATTGAAAGTCACTAAATGCAGCTGTGTTTTCCAAACTGGCTGGGCTGCTTAAATTTATCATGCAAATGCAACCCATGCGAAGTGGACCGATGGACAGGGGGCACACTGCCAGGCAGTTCCAGTCAGGACAGTCAAGACTTTGATAGAGGGTTGACAGGATGCACTTTGGTCAATAGTTTCAGAAATGATGCCTTCCAGGAAATAATCACGTATCACTGCAGAACAATTTCAACACCTTCCAGCTCTGGTCACTGAATCCACATCAGTGCTGACAGCCCGTTGTGCTGCACACCCCCCACcagctgctgctactgcttcATTTTTTGGCTTGACTGTAGCAGCAGAGTTGTTTTCCCCTTTACACACTTAAAACTACAACAGACGATGACAAAATGAATTCAGCGCACTGAGAAACAGAAGTGCTAATTATGTCAAGTACTTTCACTTCCCCTACGCGATCACTCTCCGACTAGAATAGAGAATCTCTTTCAAGCAATTAAATACTGTGTTCATGAGAAGTTGCAGTACAGGTGAAAGACTAATAGAGATGTTTAATTGGAAATCCAGTGGGGCAGATATACAGCAGCCTTACTTTACCAGAGAACACCTATCATCCAGTGTTAAATTAGGAACTTGCATTAAAATACACTGACAAGGTTATGTACAGTTAGTTATGGTTATgtacaagattagtgctaaccccTAGTCTGTGAAACCACCCCGTTGCCTTATTTCACCCCTTCCTTAAAAAGCGAGTCGATAGAGGAAATGATCACATGAAGAAAAGGAACCTTGACTATCGGAGTAAGAACAGCTGCCCCTCCAAAATGATTGAAGATAGGACGTCCTGCGTCCATCCAGACACCTTTACAGTGTTTACCAAGCAAATGAGCACGcctgttttgaaatatatattcatCACAGCCCCGGAGCAACTCCTGAGCCAAACTATAACAGCAGCCGAAATTCTTCATAAAAAGTGCTACTTGGAGTCGGGCTGTATTTATCATTCAAGAACCAATCTGTTAGGTGGCAAATCAAGTGACAGTGTTGAAAGCCTGGATTGCTTTGCCAACCGTTCAAATACAGCTTTGCTGTAGAAAATAATTCCCATGACTAGTTAACTTAGGGGAAAAAATGAAACTACCGATTTATTAATCAAATTGTAATGTAAAAAGGTGTCACAAACCTGTGATGGGAATACACACCAGCCTGCACGAGATCACAGATTCACTTCACACAATAAGCAGTCTGGAGGAACCACACGAttaagtcaaataaataaatgactccGTCACACACTGCAGTGTGGAAAGTGGGAGTAAACAAACAGAAGCCCCGAGTGATTCAAAGCCTTCCACAGCAGCTTTCCGACTCAAACGCCCAACACTGAAACACAAGGCAGCTTTGAAGGGAGAGCGCGCTcaatcactgcactgtgctgttcgGAAGCAGACTGCTTTGACTCGCAGCAGACGTTTGTTACAGAAGAACTAGAATGAGAGCCAACATTTGATTAACAAAGACTGAGCCATCCTGCCCAGGAAACAGACTCCCTGCAGAAATCTGACTACTGTATGTTAAGATGCAGTGCCCCTcccaaacactttttaaaacacatatttaagaAGCTTGTTACCTTTTACTATAAGGAGAAGCTGAAAAACATCAgtgatgttctttttttatttctggtcTAAAACAGTTTGAGTAAGTCACTTCTAACTTTCTGCTGCTGCAAGTAGCATGTTCTTATGGAGGGGAAGAACTTGTGTCCCTGCAGAAGATTGTTTTACAATCTAGGAGTTTAGGCTGCTCAGTGTTCTAGCAATAGGAACAGACACAAAGGTAGGTAACTAGAAGACAAGAAGCACACATCACCGAATGCTGTGCATCTCCTGTTCAATCAGTTTGGGACCTATTGAGGGAACGGGGCTGCAATAGGCTATATTTTACCatgcagggatggcaataagacagcca from Polyodon spathula isolate WHYD16114869_AA chromosome 16, ASM1765450v1, whole genome shotgun sequence includes these protein-coding regions:
- the LOC121328614 gene encoding transforming protein RhoA; translated protein: MAAIRKKLVIVGDGACGKTCLLIVFSKDQFPEVYVPTVFENYVADIEVDSKQVELALWDTAGQEDYDRLRPLSYPDTDVILMCFSIDSPDSLENIPEKWTPEVKHFCPNVPIILVGNKKDLRNDEHTRRELAKMKQEPVKPEEGRDMANRIGAFGYMECSAKTKDGVREVFEMATRAALQARRGKKQSKCLLL